In a single window of the Thermus tengchongensis genome:
- a CDS encoding TetR/AcrR family transcriptional regulator, translating to MAAMVSPPGALSKDKKRAILEATLEILREMGLSGLKMEEVARRAEVGKGTIYLYFRDKKDLLKSLVEERTWAFYREVEEVVRQKAPFFVRLEGLLKKRLAWIAEWRGLWAAVAREAMEDPTPWLKGLHQHYLDLLEELVRSGQEEGAVRPELAPRATAHVIAALGCTPQLEVEAYLEHLMEVLRKGVAP from the coding sequence GTGGCCGCGATGGTATCCCCCCCGGGGGCGCTCTCCAAGGATAAAAAGAGGGCCATCCTCGAGGCCACCTTGGAAATACTCCGGGAGATGGGGCTTTCCGGGCTGAAAATGGAGGAGGTGGCCCGGCGGGCGGAGGTGGGCAAGGGTACCATCTACCTCTACTTCCGAGACAAGAAGGACCTCTTGAAAAGCCTGGTGGAGGAACGCACCTGGGCCTTTTACCGGGAGGTGGAAGAGGTGGTGCGCCAAAAGGCGCCCTTTTTTGTGCGCCTCGAGGGCCTCCTGAAGAAGCGCCTGGCCTGGATCGCCGAGTGGCGGGGCCTTTGGGCGGCGGTAGCCCGGGAGGCCATGGAGGACCCCACCCCCTGGCTCAAGGGGCTCCACCAGCACTACCTGGACCTCTTGGAGGAGCTGGTGCGAAGCGGCCAGGAAGAAGGGGCCGTGCGCCCCGAGCTTGCCCCCAGGGCCACCGCCCACGTGATCGCGGCCTTGGGGTGCACCCCCCAGCTGGAGGTGGAGGCATATTTGGAGCACCTCATGGAGGTGCTCCGGAAAGGAGTCGCGCCGTGA
- a CDS encoding CarD family transcriptional regulator, translating into MKEFRPGDKVVLPPYGVGVVAGIAQRSVSGINRAYYQVDFPGSRSKAYVPVEAPQSVGMRKALAPEEVPVILDLLKNGRMPLPKQWAARHRKTSEILADGNPYRIAQMAGQLRAWELERGLPDLDRQALRRAIYLLAEEVSQTLEITVQEAKRLFEEAWGEELN; encoded by the coding sequence GTGAAAGAGTTCCGTCCCGGCGACAAGGTGGTCTTGCCCCCTTACGGGGTCGGCGTGGTGGCGGGCATAGCCCAGAGGAGCGTGAGCGGCATCAACCGGGCCTACTACCAGGTGGACTTTCCCGGTTCCCGCTCCAAGGCCTACGTACCCGTGGAGGCTCCCCAGAGCGTGGGCATGCGCAAGGCCTTGGCCCCAGAAGAGGTGCCGGTCATCCTTGACCTCCTAAAGAACGGGCGCATGCCCCTGCCCAAGCAGTGGGCCGCCCGGCACCGCAAGACCAGCGAGATCCTGGCGGACGGGAACCCCTACCGCATCGCCCAGATGGCGGGGCAACTCAGGGCCTGGGAGCTGGAACGGGGCCTGCCGGACCTGGACCGCCAGGCCCTCAGGCGGGCCATCTACCTCTTGGCGGAGGAGGTTTCCCAGACCCTGGAGATCACCGTGCAGGAAGCCAAACGCCTCTTCGAGGAGGCTTGGGGCGAAGAGCTGAACTGA
- the ispE gene encoding 4-(cytidine 5'-diphospho)-2-C-methyl-D-erythritol kinase: MERLAVAKVNLGLSLLGRRRDGYHELHTLFASLSFGDRLFLEPIPEGIEFRGRYGRRNLAYRAAAAYLEAAGWPGGVRIVLEKALPEGAGLGGGSSDAAQVLLGLRELYPAEVELFPLALSLGADVPFFLQGGVAEARGVGERLRPLSLSSLPVVVFSSGLRLPTPKVYAEVKPHDFGPELPVEEILKALEKGEEPPYWNSLEGPAFRLHPELKEVKARLKALGLRGVLMSGSGSAFFGLAEDEAQAKKVVEALKHAGYARHGTLGGGYGAI, from the coding sequence ATGGAACGCCTAGCGGTGGCCAAGGTGAACCTGGGCCTTTCCCTCTTGGGGAGGAGGCGGGATGGCTACCACGAGCTCCACACCCTCTTCGCCAGCCTGTCCTTCGGGGACCGGCTTTTCCTGGAGCCTATCCCCGAGGGGATCGAGTTCCGGGGGCGGTACGGTCGGAGGAACCTGGCCTACCGGGCGGCGGCGGCCTACCTGGAGGCGGCGGGGTGGCCTGGGGGGGTGCGCATCGTTCTGGAAAAGGCCCTGCCCGAGGGGGCGGGCCTGGGCGGGGGGAGTTCGGATGCCGCCCAGGTGCTTCTGGGCCTGAGGGAGCTCTACCCGGCGGAGGTGGAACTTTTCCCCCTGGCCCTTTCCCTGGGGGCCGACGTGCCCTTCTTCCTCCAGGGAGGGGTGGCAGAGGCCCGGGGGGTGGGGGAGCGGCTTAGGCCCCTTTCCCTTTCCTCTTTGCCCGTGGTGGTCTTCTCCTCGGGGTTGCGCCTCCCCACCCCCAAGGTGTATGCGGAGGTCAAGCCCCACGACTTCGGGCCCGAGCTTCCCGTGGAGGAGATCCTTAAGGCCCTGGAAAAGGGGGAGGAGCCCCCCTACTGGAATAGCCTCGAGGGCCCCGCCTTCCGGCTTCATCCGGAGCTGAAGGAGGTGAAGGCCCGGCTTAAGGCCTTGGGTTTGAGGGGCGTTTTGATGTCTGGCTCGGGGAGCGCCTTCTTCGGCCTGGCAGAGGATGAGGCCCAGGCCAAGAAGGTGGTGGAGGCCCTTAAGCACGCCGGTTATGCCCGGCACGGAACTCTGGGGGGAGGGTATGGAGCTATTTAG
- the ispD gene encoding 2-C-methyl-D-erythritol 4-phosphate cytidylyltransferase, translated as MRGVEVSVLIPAAGNGERLGLGPKAFLRVGGKTLLEWALEAFKGAAEVLVALPPGAPVPKGLRATFMEGGRTRQESVSRLLEAASLPLVLVHDVARPFVSQRLVGRVLEAARATGAAVPVLPLPDTLIRPEGEGYGEVVPREALRLVQTPQGFFTALLREAHAYARKRGLSVTDDAQLVRALGYPVALVEGERAAFKITYPEDLPLAEALARVWNA; from the coding sequence ATGAGGGGCGTGGAGGTTTCCGTCCTCATCCCCGCCGCCGGGAACGGGGAAAGGTTGGGCCTGGGGCCCAAGGCCTTCCTGCGGGTGGGGGGGAAGACCCTCCTGGAGTGGGCCCTGGAGGCCTTCAAGGGGGCGGCGGAGGTCCTGGTGGCCCTGCCCCCTGGGGCTCCCGTTCCCAAGGGGCTTCGGGCCACCTTTATGGAGGGGGGCAGAACCCGGCAGGAGTCGGTTTCTCGCCTCCTGGAAGCGGCGAGCCTCCCCCTGGTCCTGGTCCACGACGTGGCCCGGCCCTTCGTGAGCCAGAGGCTGGTGGGGCGGGTCCTCGAGGCCGCCCGGGCCACGGGGGCGGCGGTGCCGGTCTTGCCCCTCCCCGACACCCTCATCCGTCCGGAAGGGGAAGGGTATGGGGAGGTGGTGCCCCGGGAGGCCCTGCGCCTGGTCCAGACCCCCCAGGGCTTCTTCACCGCCCTCCTCCGGGAGGCCCACGCCTACGCCAGGAAGCGGGGGCTTTCCGTCACCGACGACGCCCAGCTGGTGCGGGCCCTGGGCTACCCCGTGGCCCTGGTGGAGGGGGAGAGGGCCGCCTTCAAGATCACCTACCCGGAGGACCTTCCCCTGGCGGAGGCCTTGGCAAGGGTATGGAACGCCTAG
- a CDS encoding undecaprenyl-diphosphate phosphatase has protein sequence MGRVSAWEALLLGVVEGLTEFLPVSSTGHLTLLFHLLDLPIQEDDFLKTFLIAIQLGAILAILLLYGRRFAVDRALWLRIGLAFLPTAAMGFLLYPLIKGRILGDDGIVVFFLFSVGLVLLLADRLADRARHGDVLELPLVRVALIGVFQGLAALFPGTSRSGATILGGLLLGLKRKAAAEFSFLLALPTMLAAAGYDLLKSAPTVPNGGWTLLGIGFLAALVTALLTVRWMLSFVERHGFRPFAYYRMALALVYAYFFLR, from the coding sequence ATGGGCCGCGTGAGCGCTTGGGAAGCCCTACTCTTGGGTGTTGTGGAGGGTCTCACGGAGTTTTTGCCCGTCTCCTCCACCGGCCACCTGACCCTCCTCTTCCACCTCCTGGACCTGCCCATCCAGGAGGACGACTTCCTCAAGACCTTCCTCATCGCCATCCAGCTGGGGGCCATCCTGGCCATCCTCCTCCTTTACGGCCGCCGCTTCGCCGTGGACCGGGCCCTTTGGCTCAGGATCGGCTTGGCCTTCCTGCCCACCGCGGCCATGGGCTTCCTCCTCTACCCCCTCATCAAGGGGAGGATCCTGGGGGATGACGGCATCGTGGTCTTCTTCCTGTTCTCCGTGGGCCTGGTCCTCCTCCTGGCGGACCGCCTGGCGGACCGGGCCCGCCATGGGGACGTGCTAGAGCTCCCCCTGGTCCGGGTAGCCCTGATCGGGGTTTTCCAGGGTCTTGCCGCCCTTTTCCCGGGCACCAGCCGGAGCGGGGCCACCATCCTGGGGGGGCTCCTCCTTGGGCTAAAGCGCAAGGCGGCGGCGGAGTTCAGCTTCCTTTTAGCCCTTCCCACCATGCTGGCCGCCGCGGGCTACGACCTCCTGAAAAGCGCTCCCACGGTGCCCAACGGGGGCTGGACCCTTCTTGGGATAGGCTTCCTCGCCGCCCTAGTCACCGCCCTCCTCACCGTGCGCTGGATGCTTTCCTTTGTGGAGCGCCACGGCTTTAGGCCCTTTGCCTACTACCGCATGGCCCTGGCCTTGGTCTACGCCTACTTCTTCCTACGCTAG
- a CDS encoding alanine--glyoxylate aminotransferase family protein — MLLLTPGPTPIPERVQKALLRPMRGHLDPEVLKVNQAIQERLRALFDPGEGALVAALAGSGSLGMEAGLAGLDRGPVLVLVNGAFSQRVAEMAALHGLMPTVLEFPPGEPVDPEAVAKALRAKRYRMVALVHGETSTGVLNPAREIGALAKEAGALFFLDAVTTLGMLPFSMREMGVDYAFTGSQKCLSAPPGLAPIAVSLEARKAFTGKRGWYLDLERVAEHWERGGYHHTTPVLLHYALQEALEVVLEEGVEARERRAREVYAWLLEELRARGFSLYPKASPLPTVLVVRPPEGVEADRLVKALYAQGVAVAGGIGPTRGQVLRLGLMGEGARKAYYQVFLEALDRVLALA, encoded by the coding sequence ATGCTCCTTTTGACTCCCGGTCCCACCCCCATCCCCGAACGCGTGCAGAAGGCCCTCCTGCGCCCCATGCGGGGCCATTTGGACCCCGAGGTGCTGAAGGTGAACCAGGCCATCCAGGAGCGCCTCCGAGCCCTCTTTGACCCTGGCGAGGGGGCTTTGGTGGCGGCCCTGGCCGGATCGGGCAGCCTGGGCATGGAGGCGGGGCTGGCGGGCCTGGACCGGGGCCCGGTCCTGGTGCTGGTGAACGGGGCCTTCTCCCAAAGGGTGGCGGAGATGGCGGCTCTGCACGGCCTCATGCCCACGGTGCTGGAGTTTCCCCCGGGGGAGCCGGTGGACCCGGAGGCCGTGGCCAAGGCCCTCAGGGCCAAGCGCTACCGCATGGTGGCCCTGGTCCACGGGGAGACCTCCACCGGGGTGCTGAACCCGGCCCGGGAGATCGGGGCCCTGGCCAAGGAGGCCGGGGCCCTTTTCTTCCTGGATGCCGTCACCACCCTGGGGATGCTTCCCTTCTCCATGCGGGAGATGGGGGTGGACTACGCCTTCACGGGAAGCCAGAAGTGCCTCTCCGCTCCCCCGGGCTTGGCCCCCATCGCCGTGAGCCTCGAGGCCCGCAAGGCCTTCACCGGCAAAAGGGGCTGGTACCTGGACCTAGAGCGGGTGGCGGAGCACTGGGAGCGGGGCGGCTACCACCACACCACCCCCGTCCTCCTGCACTACGCCCTGCAGGAGGCCTTGGAGGTGGTCCTGGAGGAGGGAGTGGAGGCCCGGGAGAGGCGGGCCAGGGAGGTGTATGCCTGGTTGCTGGAGGAGCTTAGGGCCCGGGGCTTTAGCCTTTACCCCAAGGCCAGCCCCTTGCCCACGGTGCTGGTGGTGCGTCCCCCCGAGGGGGTGGAGGCGGACCGCCTGGTGAAGGCCCTCTACGCCCAGGGGGTGGCGGTGGCCGGGGGCATCGGCCCCACCCGGGGGCAGGTCCTGCGGCTCGGCCTCATGGGGGAGGGGGCCAGGAAGGCCTACTACCAGGTCTTCCTCGAGGCCCTGGACCGGGTGCTGGCCCTAGCGTAG
- a CDS encoding DnaJ C-terminal domain-containing protein, with translation MKDYYAILGVGREATQEEIKKAYRRLALQYHPDRNPGDKEAEERFKEINEAYAVLSDPEKRAQYDRGLLGQPEFRTEDLFDLFAQVFGFRTGRTAPRGEDLEAQVEVDLEDLLKGKEVEVAYARLVPCEACGGQGGKRVACPTCGGRGMVETYRHGLFGAFVTRSTCPHCKGQGHLLAETCPVCRGRGRVAREERARVRIPPGMDENHLLRVPGYGNLGPGGPGDLYVRLKVRPHPHLEREGADLVYRLKLGLAQAALGARVEIPGLSGPIPLEVPPGTGHGEVFELPGEGLPYPGEARRGALRVVVELSVPKHLSPKAKELLRAYAKEVGEEVAPEGFFERLRGFFRK, from the coding sequence ATGAAGGACTACTACGCCATCCTGGGGGTGGGCCGGGAGGCCACCCAGGAGGAGATCAAGAAGGCCTACCGGAGGCTCGCCCTCCAGTACCACCCCGACCGCAACCCCGGGGACAAGGAGGCGGAGGAGCGCTTCAAGGAGATCAACGAGGCCTACGCCGTCCTCTCCGACCCCGAGAAGCGGGCCCAGTACGACCGGGGGCTTCTGGGGCAGCCAGAGTTCCGCACCGAGGACCTCTTTGACCTCTTCGCCCAGGTCTTCGGCTTCCGCACGGGGCGCACCGCCCCCAGGGGGGAGGACCTCGAGGCCCAGGTGGAGGTGGACCTGGAAGACCTCCTCAAGGGGAAGGAGGTGGAGGTGGCCTACGCCCGCCTCGTCCCCTGCGAGGCCTGCGGCGGCCAGGGGGGCAAGCGGGTCGCCTGCCCCACCTGCGGGGGGCGGGGGATGGTGGAAACCTACCGCCATGGCCTCTTCGGGGCCTTCGTCACCCGCTCCACCTGCCCCCACTGCAAGGGGCAGGGCCACCTCCTGGCGGAAACCTGCCCCGTCTGCCGGGGCCGGGGCCGGGTGGCGCGGGAGGAACGGGCCCGGGTACGCATCCCCCCAGGCATGGACGAGAACCACCTCCTGCGGGTACCGGGCTACGGAAATTTGGGACCCGGTGGGCCCGGGGACCTGTACGTGCGCCTCAAGGTCCGCCCCCATCCCCACCTGGAGCGGGAAGGGGCGGATCTGGTCTACCGGCTCAAGCTGGGCCTGGCCCAGGCGGCCTTGGGCGCCCGAGTGGAAATCCCTGGGCTCTCGGGCCCCATCCCCTTGGAGGTCCCCCCGGGGACGGGACACGGGGAGGTCTTTGAGCTTCCCGGAGAAGGCCTTCCCTACCCGGGGGAGGCCAGGCGGGGAGCCCTTCGGGTGGTGGTGGAGCTTTCCGTGCCCAAGCACCTCAGCCCCAAGGCCAAGGAACTCCTCAGGGCCTACGCCAAGGAGGTGGGGGAGGAGGTGGCCCCCGAAGGCTTCTTTGAGAGGCTACGGGGGTTCTTCCGCAAGTAG
- a CDS encoding cold-shock protein, with protein sequence MQKGRVKWFNAEKGYGFIEREGDTDVFVHFSAINAKGFRTLNEGDIVTFDVEPGKNGKGPQAVNVTVVEPARR encoded by the coding sequence ATGCAGAAGGGTCGGGTCAAGTGGTTCAACGCGGAGAAGGGCTACGGCTTCATTGAGCGCGAGGGCGACACGGATGTGTTCGTCCACTTCAGCGCCATCAACGCCAAGGGGTTCCGCACCCTGAACGAGGGCGACATCGTCACCTTTGACGTGGAGCCGGGCAAGAACGGCAAGGGCCCCCAGGCGGTGAACGTCACCGTGGTGGAGCCGGCCCGCAGGTAA
- a CDS encoding GNAT family N-acetyltransferase — protein sequence MGGMRTLNLSLRPVLPEDASLLHQLFLRSPGYFALIGMEPPALEDVARDLATLEKDERRRAFLLFLEEEAVGYLDYKLHYPEPEDATLSLLLIREDRQGQGLGRRALEHLLHHLTGAERLYAVVYGNNARAKAFFQAQGFRHVKDGGPTLSWYVREL from the coding sequence ATGGGAGGGATGCGGACCCTTAACCTCAGCTTACGTCCGGTGCTCCCAGAGGACGCTTCCCTCCTGCACCAGCTCTTCCTGCGAAGCCCTGGGTATTTCGCCCTGATCGGCATGGAACCCCCGGCCCTCGAGGACGTGGCCCGGGACCTGGCCACCCTGGAGAAGGACGAGCGCCGCCGGGCCTTCCTCCTCTTCCTGGAGGAGGAGGCGGTGGGCTACCTGGACTACAAGCTCCACTACCCCGAGCCTGAGGACGCCACCCTAAGCCTCCTCCTTATTCGGGAAGACCGCCAAGGGCAGGGCCTAGGACGAAGGGCCCTGGAGCACCTTCTCCACCATCTGACGGGGGCCGAGCGGCTTTATGCGGTGGTCTACGGCAACAACGCGCGGGCCAAGGCCTTCTTCCAAGCCCAGGGTTTCCGTCACGTGAAGGACGGGGGCCCCACCTTAAGCTGGTACGTGCGGGAGTTATAA
- a CDS encoding ferredoxin, with protein sequence MPHVICEPCIGVKDQSCVEVCPVECIYDGGDQFYIHPEECIDCGACVPACPVNAIFPEEDVPEQWKSYIEKNRKLAGLG encoded by the coding sequence ATGCCGCACGTGATTTGTGAACCCTGCATCGGCGTAAAGGACCAGTCCTGCGTGGAGGTCTGCCCCGTGGAGTGCATCTACGATGGGGGGGATCAGTTCTACATCCACCCCGAGGAGTGCATCGACTGTGGGGCCTGCGTGCCCGCCTGCCCGGTGAACGCCATCTTCCCCGAGGAGGATGTCCCCGAGCAGTGGAAGTCCTACATTGAGAAAAACCGCAAGCTGGCCGGTTTGGGCTAA
- a CDS encoding RNA-guided endonuclease InsQ/TnpB family protein, translated as MRKAFKYRLYPTKPQARDLERTLELCRQLYNAALQERRDAYRKAGKAVGFYEQKRHLPVIRRDLPEYKGIHSQVLQEVIQRVDRAFQGFFRRVKQGQKPGYPRFKGRNRYDSFTFPQAGSTGVKVQEGGKRVFIHGIGSVKVKLHRLLEGKLKTATVKREGEHWYIVFVCEVDPKPLPPNDRAVGIDLGTNPHFLVTSEGEMVEAPRHYQKAQVKLARKQRELSRKKKGSSRWKRVKRELAKLHRKIANQRKDFHHKVARGLVNRYGVIVHEDLNVLGLARSHTAKGVLDAGWAQFLSILAYKAEEAGRRVVGVDPKYTSQDCPVCGHREKRPLWVREYTCSACGTPLYRDVAAAQNILARARAEPSGMDTARAVP; from the coding sequence ATGCGTAAGGCTTTCAAGTACCGCCTCTACCCCACCAAACCCCAGGCCCGCGACCTGGAGCGCACCCTGGAGCTTTGCCGCCAGCTCTACAACGCCGCCCTGCAGGAACGCAGGGATGCCTACCGCAAGGCGGGCAAGGCGGTGGGCTTCTACGAGCAGAAGCGCCATCTTCCCGTGATCCGCAGGGACCTGCCGGAGTACAAAGGCATCCACTCCCAGGTTCTCCAGGAGGTGATCCAGCGGGTAGACAGGGCCTTCCAGGGGTTCTTCCGGCGGGTAAAACAGGGACAGAAGCCGGGCTATCCCCGCTTCAAGGGGAGGAATCGCTACGACAGCTTTACCTTCCCCCAGGCCGGGAGTACTGGGGTCAAGGTGCAGGAGGGCGGGAAGCGGGTGTTCATTCACGGCATCGGCTCGGTGAAGGTGAAACTCCACCGCCTGCTGGAAGGCAAGCTCAAGACCGCCACGGTCAAGCGGGAAGGGGAACATTGGTACATCGTCTTTGTCTGCGAGGTGGACCCCAAACCCCTTCCCCCCAACGACCGGGCTGTGGGGATAGACCTGGGCACCAACCCCCACTTCCTGGTGACCTCCGAGGGCGAGATGGTGGAGGCACCCAGGCACTACCAGAAGGCCCAGGTGAAGCTTGCCCGGAAGCAAAGGGAGCTCTCCAGGAAAAAGAAAGGCAGTTCCCGCTGGAAGAGGGTGAAGAGGGAACTGGCCAAGCTTCACCGCAAGATCGCCAACCAGCGCAAGGACTTCCACCACAAGGTGGCCAGGGGGCTGGTCAACCGATATGGCGTCATTGTTCACGAGGATCTGAATGTTCTCGGCCTGGCCCGAAGCCACACCGCCAAGGGGGTGCTGGATGCGGGCTGGGCACAGTTTCTCTCTATCCTCGCCTACAAAGCGGAAGAGGCTGGTAGGCGGGTGGTGGGGGTAGACCCCAAGTATACGAGCCAGGACTGCCCGGTGTGCGGCCACCGGGAGAAGAGGCCCCTGTGGGTCAGGGAGTATACCTGTTCCGCCTGTGGGACTCCCCTGTATCGGGACGTGGCCGCCGCACAGAACATCCTGGCCAGGGCTCGGGCGGAGCCTTCGGGGATGGATACGGCGAGGGCCGTTCCATGA
- a CDS encoding CBS domain-containing protein: protein MRTVKELRLAGLFAYLAALVLGLLFSYLLHALLGGSGRLGWGSFNFFGLLEGLGFLLFFTFALYVAKRAVRVPCTTLLTAGLFWPTPARRLAKPLPQVEALEAYEGRGVALLVQDGRPVGLLGLADHILPLEEVPSVEAEVAVSELSPLFLRQPLVLVVKGEEVVGAISREAFFRHLGA, encoded by the coding sequence ATGCGCACGGTGAAGGAGCTCCGCCTGGCTGGGCTTTTCGCCTACCTGGCCGCCTTGGTGCTGGGCCTTCTCTTCTCCTACCTCCTGCACGCCCTCCTGGGGGGCAGCGGCCGCCTGGGGTGGGGAAGCTTCAACTTTTTCGGGCTTCTCGAGGGGCTGGGCTTCCTCCTCTTCTTCACCTTCGCCCTCTACGTGGCCAAGCGGGCGGTGCGGGTGCCCTGCACCACCCTGCTCACCGCTGGCCTTTTCTGGCCCACCCCGGCCCGCCGCCTGGCCAAGCCCCTGCCCCAGGTGGAGGCCCTCGAGGCCTACGAGGGCCGGGGGGTGGCCCTCTTGGTGCAGGATGGGCGCCCGGTGGGCCTTTTGGGCCTCGCTGACCACATCCTGCCCCTGGAGGAGGTGCCCAGCGTGGAGGCGGAAGTGGCGGTAAGCGAGCTTTCCCCCCTCTTCCTGCGGCAACCCTTGGTCCTGGTGGTCAAGGGGGAGGAGGTGGTGGGGGCCATTTCCCGGGAGGCCTTCTTCCGGCACCTGGGGGCCTAG
- a CDS encoding NTP transferase domain-containing protein, whose protein sequence is MEAIVLGGGEEAWAGKYGVRSKALVPYRGRPLAAWVLSALEEAGLSAIYVGENPGLSPPPRLTLPDTGSLLGNLEAALAHVEGRVLVATADLPHLTPEAVRFVLENAPQAALVYPIVPKERVEARFPHTRRTYARLREGVFTGGNLVLLDKGLFYQALPLAQKVVALRKKPLALARLIGLDILLKLLMGRLSLPELEARAQRILGVEARALITPYPEVGVDVDREEELVS, encoded by the coding sequence GTGGAGGCCATCGTCCTAGGAGGCGGCGAGGAGGCTTGGGCGGGGAAGTACGGGGTGCGGAGCAAGGCCCTGGTGCCCTACCGAGGAAGGCCTTTGGCGGCGTGGGTGCTCTCTGCCCTCGAGGAGGCGGGGCTTTCCGCCATCTACGTGGGGGAGAACCCCGGGCTTTCCCCCCCGCCCCGCCTCACCCTCCCCGACACGGGAAGCCTGCTGGGGAACCTGGAGGCCGCCTTGGCCCACGTGGAAGGCCGGGTCCTGGTGGCCACCGCCGACCTCCCCCACCTCACCCCGGAGGCGGTGCGCTTTGTGCTGGAAAACGCCCCACAGGCCGCCCTCGTCTACCCCATCGTGCCCAAGGAAAGGGTGGAGGCCCGCTTTCCCCACACCCGGCGCACCTACGCCCGCCTGCGGGAGGGGGTTTTCACCGGCGGGAACCTGGTGCTTCTGGACAAGGGGCTTTTCTACCAGGCCCTGCCCCTGGCGCAAAAGGTGGTGGCCCTGCGGAAAAAGCCCCTGGCCCTGGCCCGGCTCATCGGCCTGGACATCCTCCTTAAGCTCCTCATGGGGCGGCTTTCCCTCCCCGAGCTGGAGGCGCGGGCGCAGAGGATCCTGGGGGTGGAGGCCCGGGCCCTCATCACCCCCTATCCCGAGGTGGGGGTGGACGTGGACCGGGAAGAGGAACTGGTAAGCTAA
- a CDS encoding DUF1648 domain-containing protein, whose product MGKWLAPLGLFLTWALTLWAYFQLPERIPAHWNAQGEVTRYGSRLEVFLLPLVLTLLLYPLLALAPRLDPKLRSQAPPVWPWLLAAVVWTFALIQGAFLYAAWSHAQGRPFPGERAILGAVGLVFLVLGLLLPRLPPNHLAGVRTPWTLESPKVWREVHRRAGWIFALLGLLAWGAALLGGGWLWVWLAALLAVGVHLVLFSYLAWRKGAQGE is encoded by the coding sequence ATGGGAAAGTGGCTTGCCCCTTTGGGCCTCTTCCTCACCTGGGCCCTTACCCTCTGGGCCTATTTCCAGCTCCCCGAGAGGATCCCCGCCCACTGGAACGCCCAAGGGGAGGTAACCCGGTACGGGAGCCGCCTCGAGGTCTTCCTCCTCCCCCTCGTGCTCACCCTCCTCCTCTACCCCCTCCTGGCCCTGGCCCCCCGGCTGGACCCCAAGCTCCGGAGCCAGGCTCCCCCGGTCTGGCCCTGGCTTCTGGCAGCGGTGGTCTGGACCTTCGCCCTTATCCAAGGAGCCTTCCTCTACGCCGCCTGGAGCCACGCCCAGGGCCGCCCCTTCCCCGGGGAGCGGGCCATCCTGGGGGCGGTGGGCCTGGTCTTCCTGGTCCTGGGCCTCCTCCTTCCCCGCCTGCCCCCCAACCACCTGGCCGGGGTGCGCACCCCCTGGACCCTGGAAAGCCCAAAGGTGTGGCGGGAGGTCCACCGCCGGGCAGGGTGGATCTTCGCCCTCCTGGGCCTTTTGGCCTGGGGGGCCGCCCTTCTAGGGGGAGGCTGGCTTTGGGTGTGGTTGGCCGCCCTGCTGGCCGTGGGGGTGCACCTGGTCCTCTTCTCCTACCTGGCCTGGCGGAAAGGGGCCCAGGGGGAATGA